The DNA sequence CCGCTAAGATTACGGCCGGCCAAAAGAAGATCGAAAAGAATAAGCTGAGCGGTATTAGGCTGCCCCTCATCCGCAAGGAAGCCAGCGTGGTGAATCTCTCCTTGACGGAGAGAACGACGCCGAGCAGAGAGGCGGACGCGCCTCTTCTTCGCCCAGAGAGCAGCGCGAGCCTGGAAGCTCGCAATGGTAGTTGGATCAACTTGGGCCCCGGCGCGCTTAGAAAGTGTGAGACTGCTGTGGGGCTGAGTACCTCGGCGCTCGAGGGTAGGCCCATCAACCGCAGCAGAGTCTGTTCTCGTTGCTCTAGCCTACTGTCCCTGGCATCCAGCTCGCGTTACAGCCTGGCCGCTGGCAACTTCGTTCCCGCGAGCTCGCAGCAGACAATCGGACggatattttgtaaattatgtcTCGTCGACACCTCCCTCTCCAAAACGTTCAAGATCGATGGATGCGGCTGTTCCTATTGTAAAGATGTAAGTTCCTAGACCTGGGCCATGTAGGAAATAGTATATATTCGATCTGTATATATTTGACGCTGGGAAAGATGTTTACTAGTCGGTTTTCTCACGATTTTTAGTGTATGCGTGCCTATGTAGAGTTTGAAATTGAAGAAGGTGCGTATGAGATTAGTTGTCCTGATGCTCAGTGTGATCAAGGCGCCATACTATCCTTGAAGGAGATATCGAGTCTTGTCAATACTGAACTCGTGGATAAGCACTGCAAATTTCGTTTAAACAGAGGTGAGTAATACAGATTCTCTGTTTGACTTAGCTTCTCAAACAGAGTTATGCGTCAGTGGTCTTTACGGATGCAAAAGtctaactttttatttaaggTGATCAAGATTCAgccaaatatttttataaaataaaaatctaatattaatatttgtgtGTTCAGATGTGTCAATGGACAAGGGACGCGCGTGGTGTCCACGAGCAGGTTGTGAAACAATATGTTCGATAAACGGCAACAGTGGGAGCGGCACTCCTCTAGGACCTGTTCACTGTCCCAATTGCTCCACAGATTTCTGTTCAATATGTCGCGAGCCTTGGCATAACGGGCCCTGTTCCGATCTTCCATTAGGAATACCGTTCGGGAACGATCACATTAAATGCTGTCCTATGTGTTCCGTGCCGATAGAGAAAGATGAAGGTTGTGCTCAAATGATGTGTAAAAGATGTAAACACGTGTTTTGCTGGTACTGCTTAGCATCTTTAGACGTAAGTATCTAAAATGCAAAAAAGACTGCAATTTATGTTTTACAATTCTACATTTTTAAGAATGCTATTACAAGatgtacattaattttgaaattgttAACGCGCAGGATGACTTTCTGTTGCGACACTACGACAAGGGACCATGTAAGAATAAATTGGGCCACTCACGTGCGTCCGTGATATGGCATCGAACACAAGTTATCGGGATTTTCGCTGGCTTTGGCCTACTGCTACTTGTCGCATCGCCCCTGCTGTTATTAGCGGCACCATGCATCGTATGTTGTAAATGCCGTGTTTGCGATTCCAGACTTGAGCAAGAGGAAGGCGACACGACGACATAAAACCTTCCAAACCTTTTTAATAGTCTTGCTTAATCACTTCTTCGAACTAAACTAAAGTATAAGCACTTTTCCTAGGCTTCCACGCATGGGAGACAATATAATTGGCaatttatatagatatacatGGCATTTTGTTAagtttacgttttattttatttctgcgtttCTTACTAAAAGACACGTGTTTGTAAAACGCCAGAATGCATATCTCAGtcaagaaaggagagaaacaGAGCATATTGtgattaattacgtatttatgTTTTACTTAGGCGTTGTTCGGACAGAATAAGAGATGTTGCAATCTGTATAgttgtaatatatttgttcactcgatatacattttattttattttattttattttgtatagtcacttaataagttttatatgattatgatgattaattttataaaaaaaaagaatgataatcattatttaattatgtgatTCAAACGTAagtttaatcatttataaataCTCATAGTGAACTTTACACAGAAACATtccgaaaatttatttatattatattcgatCGTATTTGTATTACTGCCACGAAGTATGCTGCAGTCGAAACATtgtaaaatttgcaaattataactgcgtttcttttttattcatttctattaatcaaaaaatgtcatatttttttcttgttttcgCGAAGCAAGTGGCAATAACGGGAgccaataattaattttttttttccttatgtATTACaaaactaaattatatttaaattataatatatatttttaagtatacaGTATGtgtatatctatatttatGCCCGTATCGAATTGCCGTGCAAAAGCTCAGATCTACGATTTTTATAGCGAAACGAATTTTGATCATGCGAAGTATTAGATTGCACAATCTTCTAGTTACTTTAATTCGTGGGTGCTTTCACGTTTGGTGATCCAGTGGCATGTATATTACATGTACATTAATTTAGAaacgcgtataaaaaaatagcgaataaaaaagaatagctATTGtattatggaaaaaaaaaaaaaaaaaaaaaaaaagagatctaTCTCACACGATCGTGCATTTCGTCATCGAAGTTGAGACAATGTTGTTGTTAACATGTATTTAACACGTTATCTTTATCGATCGTCATGCAAGAGCTGTGCAGTTAACGTTTGACATTAAGAATCTATAAATCAATATGTGCCATGCGATTGCGAGACTCTATCGAGAGTTACTTCCAGGAGCTCGGAATCCGCGACGAAGTGGATTCGCGTCGAAACGTGTTAATTACATTCATAATAATCATCtattataagtaaaaattagaTCGCTAAAGGTCACGGATCTAAATAATTGACTTTGGACAATAGTTGTATGTTACCTTCAAGGAAAGAAAGATTCTCATCGCGAATAATGAACGACAAAGGTATCGAGAAagcgacgaaaagaaaaaaaaatatatatgtacatatatatacatatatatgtatatgtatgattacgtaataaatatatgtggtattttgtatatatagtGAAATGTGGACGCTTAAGATATATGGGAGGACGTTATGTTTTGGCAAATTTTGACAAGATGCATTTCTCGCAAGTAGCACCAAGAGTTCAGCGAACGATTACGTTACTCGATAAGTTCCCGTATAGTCGactttcattattttacgTCAGAATTGTTGAAATATCATTTGTTGTATTATTAATCGCACGTGAATataaagaggaagaagataCACGCATATGTGTGTAATTATGCATTTGAGTGttgcgcgtgtgtgtgcgtgcgtatgTGCACTCGTGTggtaaaaagaataaagatacAATGAACTAGGAGTAATCACGCACGTTTGCctctttaaattcttttttttttatccgtccAGGCGCTTCTCTGATCTCGCATGCTCAAAATGTCGGCTGTTGCGTTCGAAGGAACTTCCGAAGAACTCGGCCAAAACCTTTCTCGCACTCGtgtgaaaagaagaaaaaaatagccgctttgtttaatattaatgagacGTGTACATGTATCTGCGGAATCGTAcaaaatagagaaagaaattgcCCAAGGTCGGCCAATCGATATCGATGACGTCAAAGTTGAGAAATGCggcataaattatttctgcgACTCGCGTCTAGCGTGCGAGATTTCAACTGATAAAAAGGCGCACACTAGCTTTGTTTGCTCGGCGatcgtaatgtaaaaattattctcccGCCTTCGTTATATGCTTACTTACCGCGGCGTTTCGTAGCTCCTTTCGTTTTGCGAGCTGAATTTTTCCACCGGCGATTGTACCACCGCCGCGAGCTCAAAAGTGTCCCGTTAATTTAACAGGCCTCTCAAACCAGTGGAATCGAAGAGAGAGAAGCTCTTGGCGTTTCTACTTTTCTCCCATTATATTTACAGGGTCGATGAGACTGGACGACGAATCTTCTCGGCCTCAATACAGTGCTCGTTGAAGTTCTTTAGCTACGTTTCTTCGGCGTTTATACAAAAttgaagaaatatatatcctaaagaaagaaaaaaagtacgaGAGAATACAGAAAAGGCTGTTAAAAGGTATGCATTAACAATGTAgctaagaaaataaaacgcacctgttgaaaaaaataatatttgtacatttttgaTACATTAAAcccatttattatttgctaCATAATTTGCCGTATGAAAGTATAATGCAATAAAGGGTAAAATTAATCGGAATGAAAAAATTCGCACTCGAGAGTGATGCGATAGATAACCGGTGGAACGAGCAAGCGACTTCACACATGTGCTCGACACATTACACATGTTATCTAATGCATCACACTTACCAATATCGATGGAAACCATTCTTTAGTTGATTAGGGCTTACGTTTTATTCTAAAAGACACGTCTGCAGACTTTCTCTAAAAGCCGCGTGCAttattatgtatgtatacatatatatatataaaatacgtattGACAAATACTTgttaagaaataagaaaaatgaagaCAACGTGAAACGTGAGTTACTGTGTATAAATCGTTAGTACAATAgtaaaataatggaaaaaaagtaaacaTCTAAAAACTAACAGataatagttaattaataatttgagtGATAGCGGTGAGGGCTCTTAGACGAATAACTATTTAAGAAAACCCTTGGCCTTGAACACATCCCTCATAAAACCCTTCAGATATCCTATCTCTTGTTGCAAACTCTTCATCTTCTCTTTTAGCTGCTCGTTGTGCTCCGCCAGTTCGCGCTCTTCGCCTAGGATTTCCTTGATCTCCTGCTTCTTTTTCTGCCTGTAACGCGTGGCCGCGTTCTTATTCTGTTCTTTTTTCCGTACCTTCTTATCCTCGAGGGATGATCGGGAATACGGCTTGTGGCGATACTTCGAAGAGTCGTGAACATCTTGCTTCAGCTTTAGGCTTCTTCTCTCGGTTTCGACGCTCCAGTCGGGATCGTCGGTGGAGTCGTCGGCCGAGATGCAGCTGCTGCCGGAGCTACACGGGCTCGAGGGGGACGACACGTTCTTGGTGTGTGAACGAACGTATTCGTCAACTACCGCTAGCTCGTTCGCGACATCCCCGCCGAATGCGTTCAGTGATATATTTTCGGCGGTCCATTGACGTGGCGTACTGCCCACGTATAGTGAATTCTCCGCCGAGGCGATGTTATATATCGGCTGATTATCCGCGAACGGCTGCACGGGCTGCAGGGTGACCAGCAACTGGGTGTCTACATTGATAGCTTTATGAGGGGGTGACTGCGGGGGAGTAAGTGTCGAACTGGTTGGTGGAATTATCTGGTGGCAGGCCTCGACATCACCCAGCACCGTCTCGAACTCTTGCAAGAGGGTCTGCGTGTTGTCATGTTGCTGTTGAGGCTGCTCTTGCTGCAGCGACGTCTTTGCGATAATCGGATAGCCAAGTGGCGATTTGGTTGGGTTGCTCTCAAAGAAAGAGACATTGTCGAATAGAGGTATATCTActattttttcttccaaccaaTCCGAGAAGGGTTCTGTAAGCAAAACAATATCTTGATTAGTACTGTACTTGATTGCGTATTTTTTCATATGTCAATCTGTTAAGTGCCTTAAGTAAGAGTTTGAATAACCActtaaattattgtttcaggctaactttaaagaaatattttactattatttttttcatctataaaatatctataaagtaaaaaaaaaatttatttatatcaataaaatgcatattttatattaaaataattaaaaaagaaaaaaaagagaaagaaaacgcgcaataataaatataaataataaggCAAATTTACTTGAAAATTCTGCAGTTTGCGAGTGGTATCATTTTATCATTTGTTTCGGGGTAAATCGCGATAGGACGGTGCCGTAGATcgaaaaattctatttctaaTTGGCGTCGCGTATTATTTCGCAGCTACGCTTGCGATGCATTTATTCGTTTGCAAATGAATCACACTGGCGATATCACATTTCCTGGTGTGCGTATTGTTATTGGATAACGTAAGACGCAATAGCTCGGCGCATCTCTGGAAACACGGCGCCTATCgagatatttgtatatttGCAGGCATGTCCGGAAATGATCGATCTCCGTGTTTCCCATACCGTTTTATGACTGTTTGCTACGTATTATCATCTGGAAATTACGTTATCCATCTTTCGCCTTCGGCGGGATCAGGtcaaatttctttaattaattaattttttttttcctttttgtgTAGTAGCGGTGCAATCGTAGCGCTCGGGGAAAGATAGTATTATGTAGCTTTAGCCTGACAAATAAcgcgattaataaattcaatttatatgatatagtaatagtaataaaattataataataacatatatatttaatttttttccttcttttttcttttatgcaaaaattaaaattttgacgtTTCAAGCTACTGGCTGTTAACATTTGTCATTGCAACGTGTGCAAACAATTAATAGGTGTGGCGCGTTAAATACAATTTCATGGACGTTAACTAGAAAAACAAGTTCCTCATTTgcaatttcatttaaaatgaGATCAATCGCTCGGCTACTGCAGCGATTTCTTATTCTGTATGCAAAGCGCTGCACcttgaaaaaaatcttttttacaaattgctttattaattactgACGCACACGCGTCGGCCTTACGGAGCGTGGACTTCACTTTTCAAAGTGTTCGATCTCTTTGGAGAGCTCCGTCTTCTCCCGGAGAATACAGCTAATTAAGGACCCGAGGCGCGTAACGTTATAGCTGAAGAATTTTCGCACTCTACGACAGCCGTGACCTATTTTATGAAACTTT is a window from the Cardiocondyla obscurior isolate alpha-2009 linkage group LG01, Cobs3.1, whole genome shotgun sequence genome containing:
- the Crc gene encoding activating transcription factor of chaperone isoform X2; translation: MAALCYSEPFSDWLEEKIVDIPLFDNVSFFESNPTKSPLGYPIIAKTSLQQEQPQQQHDNTQTLLQEFETVLGDVEACHQIIPPTSSTLTPPQSPPHKAINVDTQLLVTLQPVQPFADNQPIYNIASAENSLYVGSTPRQWTAENISLNAFGGDVANELAVVDEYVRSHTKNVSSPSSPCSSGSSCISADDSTDDPDWSVETERRSLKLKQDVHDSSKYRHKPYSRSSLEDKKVRKKEQNKNAATRYRQKKKQEIKEILGEERELAEHNEQLKEKMKSLQQEIGYLKGFMRDVFKAKGFLK
- the LOC139105121 gene encoding probable E3 ubiquitin-protein ligase RNF144A codes for the protein MRSLTVSGERTTTTGAEGSIPAGGSRRTQASTSSVSNDIQGMPSLHSLVLRRAPLTDMGAATSSVTSVNPPAPAKITAGQKKIEKNKLSGIRLPLIRKEASVVNLSLTERTTPSREADAPLLRPESSASLEARNGSWINLGPGALRKCETAVGLSTSALEGRPINRSRVCSRCSSLLSLASSSRYSLAAGNFVPASSQQTIGRIFCKLCLVDTSLSKTFKIDGCGCSYCKDCMRAYVEFEIEEGAYEISCPDAQCDQGAILSLKEISSLVNTELVDKHCKFRLNRDVSMDKGRAWCPRAGCETICSINGNSGSGTPLGPVHCPNCSTDFCSICREPWHNGPCSDLPLGIPFGNDHIKCCPMCSVPIEKDEGCAQMMCKRCKHVFCWYCLASLDDDFLLRHYDKGPCKNKLGHSRASVIWHRTQVIGIFAGFGLLLLVASPLLLLAAPCIVCCKCRVCDSRLEQEEGDTTT
- the Crc gene encoding activating transcription factor of chaperone isoform X1; protein product: MSSKQSQKMSPWKNEPVSPSGASLLDVDEDWALFNDQSAEIPNNAAEIVMYDDSPSRAQTAKKLLEELDEWIKEEPFSDWLEEKIVDIPLFDNVSFFESNPTKSPLGYPIIAKTSLQQEQPQQQHDNTQTLLQEFETVLGDVEACHQIIPPTSSTLTPPQSPPHKAINVDTQLLVTLQPVQPFADNQPIYNIASAENSLYVGSTPRQWTAENISLNAFGGDVANELAVVDEYVRSHTKNVSSPSSPCSSGSSCISADDSTDDPDWSVETERRSLKLKQDVHDSSKYRHKPYSRSSLEDKKVRKKEQNKNAATRYRQKKKQEIKEILGEERELAEHNEQLKEKMKSLQQEIGYLKGFMRDVFKAKGFLK